Proteins co-encoded in one Acidobacteriota bacterium genomic window:
- a CDS encoding RNA polymerase sigma factor, whose translation MDLGTAKDFDLTKAAANGDMGAFEEIYKRHHRRVYSICLRMLSSPTEAEDLTQDVFIQLYRKVGSFRGDSAFTTWLHRMTVNQVLMHFRKRTVKYEKTTEEGETPDQMVTGTTDPNKMRIVDKIALDNAIEQLPTGYKNVFVLHDVEGFEHEEVARILGCSVGTSKSQLHKARLKLQKLLKKKANPRMIGVTA comes from the coding sequence ATGGACCTCGGCACAGCCAAGGATTTTGACCTGACTAAGGCAGCCGCGAACGGCGACATGGGAGCCTTTGAGGAGATCTACAAACGTCATCACAGACGTGTTTATTCGATCTGCTTGCGGATGCTCTCGAGCCCTACCGAGGCCGAAGACCTGACACAGGACGTCTTCATACAGCTATACCGCAAGGTAGGCAGTTTCCGCGGCGACTCGGCCTTCACGACCTGGCTGCACCGCATGACCGTAAATCAGGTTCTCATGCATTTCCGCAAGCGGACCGTGAAATACGAAAAGACCACCGAGGAAGGCGAAACGCCTGATCAGATGGTCACCGGAACAACCGATCCCAATAAGATGCGGATCGTCGACAAGATCGCCCTCGACAACGCGATCGAGCAATTGCCGACCGGCTATAAGAATGTCTTCGTCCTGCACGATGTCGAAGGATTCGAACACGAAGAAGTCGCCCGCATCCTGGGCTGCTCAGTCGGAACTTCGAAATCACAGCTTCACAAAGCTCGACTCAAATTGCAGAAGCTTCTTAAGAAAAAAGCAAACCCGAGAATGATCGGTGTTACCGCATAA
- a CDS encoding heme-binding protein, whose product MINLEDARRIIAAAEAKAAEIGQPMNIAVADAGGNLVAHVRMDGAWIGSIDISIKKAWTSRAFDISTKDLAGHSQSGDQFFGIHASNGGKVMIFAGGIPIKKGKKVVGSIGVSGGSGDQDHAVAEAGAKAF is encoded by the coding sequence ATGATCAATTTAGAAGACGCACGAAGAATTATTGCAGCTGCCGAAGCAAAGGCAGCGGAGATCGGGCAGCCGATGAACATTGCGGTCGCGGATGCGGGCGGCAATTTGGTCGCCCACGTACGGATGGACGGCGCGTGGATCGGCAGCATTGATATCTCGATCAAAAAAGCCTGGACATCGCGGGCGTTCGACATCTCAACCAAAGACCTCGCCGGGCACAGCCAGTCAGGCGACCAGTTCTTCGGCATTCACGCATCGAATGGTGGTAAGGTCATGATCTTCGCCGGCGGTATTCCGATCAAAAAGGGCAAAAAAGTTGTCGGTTCGATCGGCGTTTCCGGCGGCAGCGGCGATCAGGACCACGCCGTAGCGGAGGCAGGAGCGAAGGCATTTTAG
- a CDS encoding methyltransferase domain-containing protein, protein MPNENVLEVERKVRDHFHADAERFDAIYKKEKGAFASFVDNHWRGVVQKRLEVNVAKLQPLAGKSVMDVGCGSGRFCFEYAKHGATRVLGVDFASGMIDIANELARDFGVQEQCEFRVGTFPQIINDSDLPFDASTANGFFDYVAEPIPIIEKMREMTRGTMIMSFPKALEFRIPLRRIRFWLKGTPLFLYRKNQLTQILEKAGVTDYDLIDLGRDYLIVARV, encoded by the coding sequence ATGCCGAACGAGAACGTGTTAGAAGTTGAAAGAAAAGTACGAGATCATTTTCACGCCGATGCAGAGCGATTCGATGCGATCTACAAGAAAGAAAAAGGTGCCTTTGCAAGTTTTGTCGATAATCATTGGCGGGGCGTAGTTCAAAAGCGTCTTGAGGTCAACGTAGCAAAGCTGCAGCCGCTCGCAGGCAAAAGCGTCATGGACGTAGGCTGCGGTTCCGGGCGATTCTGCTTTGAGTATGCCAAGCACGGTGCAACTCGAGTGCTGGGTGTTGATTTTGCCTCAGGAATGATAGATATCGCGAATGAGTTAGCTCGCGATTTTGGTGTTCAGGAGCAGTGTGAGTTCCGGGTCGGAACATTTCCCCAGATAATCAATGACAGCGATCTGCCTTTCGACGCTTCGACCGCGAACGGCTTTTTTGACTACGTCGCAGAGCCGATCCCGATCATCGAAAAAATGCGGGAAATGACTCGCGGAACGATGATCATGAGTTTCCCCAAAGCCCTCGAGTTTCGCATACCGCTGCGGCGGATACGGTTTTGGCTGAAGGGAACTCCACTATTTCTCTACAGAAAGAACCAGCTGACTCAAATTCTGGAAAAAGCCGGTGTTACAGATTACGACCTCATCGATCTCGGACGGGATTATCTGATCGTCGCCCGCGTTTGA
- a CDS encoding helix-turn-helix transcriptional regulator, whose amino-acid sequence MENLKPKDAADLIGISYPTIKQWIYEGKIKSIKTPGGHHRIPASEVERVSGNKPEAGLKKSKAISRIPELISVRNRLNGVVTNISYEGLFAEITVDVGGQRIVSIITRQGCEEMGLRIGMNAFALFKATEVMISRG is encoded by the coding sequence ATGGAAAATCTAAAGCCAAAAGATGCTGCCGACCTGATCGGGATCAGTTATCCAACGATCAAGCAGTGGATCTACGAAGGCAAGATCAAGTCGATCAAGACGCCCGGCGGCCACCACCGCATCCCGGCGAGTGAGGTCGAGCGGGTTTCCGGCAATAAACCGGAAGCCGGGTTGAAGAAGAGCAAAGCTATCTCGCGTATCCCGGAACTGATAAGCGTGAGGAATCGCCTTAACGGCGTTGTTACCAATATCAGCTATGAGGGCCTCTTCGCTGAGATCACAGTCGATGTGGGTGGGCAACGGATAGTTTCGATCATTACGCGTCAGGGATGTGAAGAAATGGGCCTGCGTATCGGAATGAATGCCTTTGCTCTTTTCAAGGCGACGGAGGTCATGATCAGCCGAGGATAG
- a CDS encoding NADP-dependent isocitrate dehydrogenase, producing the protein MNTKTPITVAKGDGIGPEIMDATIKILSAAEARIDVELIDIGEKVYLSGNTAGIAPEAWDSLRRTKVFLKAPITTPQGGGYKSLNVTVRKTLGLYANVRPCVSYHPFVDTKHPVMNMVIVRENEEDLYAGIEHRQTREVYQCLKLITRPGCEKIVRYAFEYARLNNRKKVTCFTKDNIMKMTDGLFHKVFDEIAAEYPSIENEHWIVDIGAAKLADTPENFDVIVMPNLYGDILSDVAAQITGSVGLAGSANIGESIAMFEAIHGSAPDIAGQNVANPSGLLHGAIMMLVHIGQPDVAEKVHNAWIRTIEDGIHTADIFKENTSARKVGTSEFAEAIIERLGQKPLTLQTVEYAKTGEVISTKYTPAHELGKIVKKTVGADVFVEWKSGSPDDLGNKMREANGYGFELQMITNRGVKVFPGGMPETFCTDHWRCRFMGTGDSVTTAQIVELLKRIDDLGIEFIKLENLCTFDGEIGYSLGQGQ; encoded by the coding sequence ATGAATACGAAAACCCCAATAACCGTCGCAAAAGGTGACGGGATCGGACCTGAGATAATGGATGCCACGATTAAGATCCTCTCCGCGGCCGAAGCCCGGATCGACGTCGAATTGATCGACATTGGAGAAAAAGTATATTTATCCGGAAATACGGCCGGCATTGCACCGGAAGCGTGGGATTCGCTCCGCAGGACCAAGGTTTTCCTGAAAGCTCCGATCACCACGCCGCAGGGCGGCGGTTACAAATCGCTGAATGTTACCGTTCGTAAGACTCTGGGACTCTACGCGAACGTCCGCCCTTGTGTGTCCTATCACCCTTTTGTCGACACCAAGCATCCGGTCATGAACATGGTGATCGTCCGCGAGAATGAGGAAGATCTATACGCCGGTATCGAACATCGTCAGACCCGCGAGGTCTATCAATGCTTAAAGCTAATTACGCGGCCGGGCTGCGAAAAGATAGTCCGTTATGCGTTCGAATACGCACGCCTGAATAACCGTAAAAAAGTAACTTGCTTTACCAAAGATAACATCATGAAAATGACCGATGGGCTTTTTCATAAGGTTTTCGATGAGATCGCGGCCGAATACCCGTCGATTGAAAATGAGCACTGGATCGTCGATATCGGTGCGGCAAAGCTCGCAGATACGCCGGAAAACTTCGACGTGATCGTGATGCCGAACCTGTATGGCGATATCTTGTCGGATGTCGCTGCCCAGATCACGGGATCGGTCGGCCTGGCAGGTTCGGCAAACATCGGCGAGAGCATTGCAATGTTTGAGGCGATACATGGTTCGGCCCCGGATATTGCCGGGCAGAATGTTGCGAATCCGTCCGGGCTGCTGCATGGGGCGATCATGATGCTCGTCCATATTGGCCAGCCGGACGTGGCGGAGAAGGTCCATAACGCCTGGATCCGCACCATCGAAGACGGGATTCATACCGCCGACATTTTCAAAGAAAATACAAGTGCTAGAAAGGTTGGAACATCGGAGTTCGCTGAGGCCATTATTGAACGACTTGGCCAGAAGCCTCTTACGCTTCAAACGGTAGAATATGCAAAGACCGGCGAGGTGATTTCAACAAAATACACACCGGCTCACGAGCTCGGCAAGATAGTCAAAAAGACGGTCGGTGCGGACGTATTCGTTGAATGGAAAAGCGGTTCACCGGACGATCTTGGCAACAAAATGCGCGAGGCCAACGGCTACGGATTCGAGCTTCAGATGATCACCAATCGAGGCGTAAAGGTCTTTCCAGGCGGTATGCCGGAAACCTTTTGCACAGATCACTGGCGGTGTCGGTTCATGGGAACGGGCGATTCGGTCACGACGGCGCAGATAGTCGAACTGCTAAAGCGGATCGACGATCTAGGCATCGAGTTCATCAAACTCGAGAACCTCTGCACCTTCGACGGCGAGATCGGATACTCACTGGGCCAGGGGCAGTAG